Below is a window of Camelina sativa cultivar DH55 chromosome 11, Cs, whole genome shotgun sequence DNA.
GTTGAACCGGCGGGTCGGACCAACGGATCAATATcaaattagaatattttatttttagcacACTTCAAACTCAGACCATATTATAAGTATACgttgttatttattaaaaaaattacctatttattttatctaatcatttaaaatattatttttagttgtttagtaattaataattatgtatgttttgttcatagcatataaataaactaataaactaattgatCCGCGGTTTAACCGGTTTACTTTTCGGTctggttttaaaaatattgttttaaagtcttaaaagagGCTTAGTTGCTTTTCAGGGTTCGCAAtgtaaatttgtatatttttttaattgatcgACCtcctaattatttattttcgcGCGCCATTCCTcctcaggaaaaaaaaaaaacacgttttCCCCTAATccgtcctctctctctctctcattactCTGATTTTGGAACTCACCAGAGATTCAATTTCGTGAAGAAATGCCGGTAGCGAGACCGGAGACATCGGATGCTAGGGTTATCGCTCATGTGGACATGGATTGCTTCTACGTTCAAggtctctctctccctctaatTCGAGTTATCCACAGTCCGCTTCACGCTTTAGTGAGATAAAGCAACTGACTTTATTGCTCATCCGAATCGAATTTTGAACTGTTGAATTTATGGGTTTTGTCAATGTCTGTGAAAAAgggcttctttttttcttttctcgttGGCGTTATTGATGTGTTTGTTTAGGGATTTGGAGGAAATTACCAAATTTTGGGGATTTTGAACttggattacaaaaaaaaccaaaactttgaatttgtttctattttctgaAAAGTGGAGCAAAGGAAGCAACCAGAGTTGCGAGGACTTCCTACTGCAGTTGTACAGTACAACGAATGGCAAGGTGGTGGTTTGATTGCTGTTAGCTATGAAGCACGTAAATGTGGCGTAAAGCGGTTAGTCTGTTCAAAGATCTCAATTGTATCAATCCTTATtcgggtttataaaaaaaaaacggtgtTTTGGATGGAGTTTTCAGGTCAATGAGAGGTGATGAGGCTAAAGCTGCTTGCCCTGAAATTCAATTGGTTCAAGTTCCTGTTGCTCGTGGTAAAGCTGACCTGAATTTATATCGAAGTGCGGGTTCTGAGGTTGATGGAAGCACGGATTACatgtttaaattgtttaaacaGTGACATTTGCTAAAGTCATTTTTGTTCTATGTGTCTCTCTGCAGGTTGTTTCGATTCTAGCAAAAAGCGGTAAATGTGAGAGGGCTTCAATTGATGAAGTGTATCTTGACCTCACTGATGCAGCAGAAAGTATGCTTGCTGATGCACCTCCAGAGAGTTTGGAATTGATGGACAAAGAAGTTCTTAAATCCCATATTCTCGGAATAAGCAGAAAGGTCTAATCTTTATCAAGAATATATAGTTGATTGTCAATATAATGATCTGAAACTTATTAATTACTTTGATACAATCTTTTGGCTTTGATTCAGGATGGAGATGATTTCGAGGAGAGTGTCCGTGATTGGCTATGTCGAAAAGATGCTGATCGCCGTGATAAGTTATTAAGTTGTGGAATTATCATTGTTTCAGATCTCCGGAAACAGGTGCTTAAGGAGACTGAGTTTACTTGTTCTGCTGGCATAGCCCATAACAAGGCAAGAAgctttttacttttcttttttcttttttcttttacaatcaGATGCTAGCTAAACTTGCTAGTGGGATGAATAAACCTGCCCAGCAAATCGTTGTACCATATGCAGCTGTGCAGGAACTACTCAGTTCCTTGCCAATAAAGAAAATGTAAGTAAGGCTCACCAATTTTACTGATTTCAGTGCATATGTCATTTGATAATTGTTTCAATATCAATATAGTTGTGTTCCAAAAGGTTTAAGACGGTCCTAAATTGTGCATTGCTTCTTGTATCTCTGTTCATGCATCATACAATCGTTAGTTACTGTtgacaattatttagttttagtcTTGCAGGAAACAGCTGGGAGGAAAGCTGGGCACTAGCTTGCAAACTGATCTGGGAGTTGACACTGTAGGGGACTTGTTGCAATTTTCTGAAACAAAGCTGCAAGAACATNNNNNNNNNNNNNNNNNNNNNNNNNNNNNNNNNNNNNNNNNNNNNNNNNNNNNNNNNNNNNNNNNNNNNNNNNNNNNNNNNNNNNNNNNNNNNNNNNNNNNNNNNNNNNNNNNNNNNNNNNNNNNNNNNNNNNNNNNNNNNNNNNNNNNNNNNNNNNNNNNNNNNNNNNNNNNNNNNNNNNNNNNNNNNNNNNNNNNNNNNNNNNNNNNNNNNNNNNNNNNNNNNNNNNNNNNNNNNNNNNNNNNNNNNNNNNNNNNNNNNNNNNNNNNNNNNNNNNNNNNNNNNNNNNNNNNNNNNNNNNTGACATTTGCTAAAGTCATTTTTGTTCTATGTGTCTCTCTGCAGGTTGTTTCGATTCTAGCAAAAAGCGGTAAATGTGAGAGGGCTTCAATTGATGAAGTGTATCTTGACCTCACTGATGCAGCAGAAAGTATGCTTGCTGATGCACCTCCAGAGAGTTTGGAATTGATGGACAAAGAAGTTCTTAAATCCCATATTCTCGGAATAAGCAGAAAGGTCTAATCTTTATCAAGAATATATAGTTGATTGTCAATATAATGATCTGAAACTTATTAATTACTTTGATACAATCTTTTGGCTTTGATTCAGGATGGAGATGATTTCGAGGAGAGTGTCCGTGATTGGCTATGTCGAAAAGATGCTGATCGCCGTGATAAGTTATTAAGTTGTGGAATTATCATTGTTTCAGATCTCCGGAAACAGGTGCTTAAGGAGACTGAGTTTACTTGTTCTGCTGGCATAGCCCATAACAAGGCAAGAAgctttttacttttcttttttcttttttcttttacaatcaGATGCTAGCTAAACTTGCTAGTGGGATGAATAAACCTGCCCAGCAAATCGTTGTACCATATGCAGCTGTGCAGGAACTACTCAGTTCCTTGCCAATAAAGAAAATGTAAGTAAGGCTCACCAATTTTACTGATTTCAGTGCATATGTCATTTGATAATTGTTTCAATATCAATATAGTTGTGTTCCAAAAGGTTTAAGACGGTCCTAAATTGTGCATTGCTTCTTGTATCTCTGTTCATGCATCATACAATCGTTAGTTACTGTtgacaattatttagtttagtCTTGCAGGAAACAGCTGGGAGGAAAGCTGGGCACTAGCTTGCAAACTGATCTGGGAGTTGACACTGTAGGGGACTTGTTGCAATTTTCTGAAACAAAGCTGCAAGAACATAATGGATCAAATACGGGGTACAGAAACTTGTTCTTCTGTACTGTTAGGCTATTGCAgatttttggagattttaaaCCATTTTTCCATTAATACCTTGTTGCCGTCTAGCCTAGTAAGATTTGTGTTATCTTCCCTAATAACCGCTTATGTgcgtaaaaataaaaattataagaatatatgGCTTGTGCTTGTTTTTCTGATTCCGTCTTTCCAGTAAACAAGTTAATTAATACTTCTTTTCCTCTGACTTGTAGTACTTGGTTATGGAATATCTCAAGAGGGATCAGTGGAGAAGAAGTGCAAGGTCGCCTTCTCCCAAAAAGTCATGGTTCAGGGAAGACATTTCCCGGACCTCGTGCTTTGAAGTCACTCTCAAATGTAAGACTAGAATCTCAAGCAGATTACgcctttttccatttttatcaGTTGGTTCAGTTTATAGGTCATAAGAGCACGTtcatataaaactgaaaatttttgGATAGATACTAGAAAATGTAGATCGGTCTTCTCTTTGGTCATATCATATAACTAGTTTATAGTATCATTGTTGTCTTCTCTGTTATACTTTTAGGTTCAGCATTGGCTGAATCAGCTTTCCGAAGAACTAAGCGAGCGCCTCAGTTCTGACTTGGAGCAGAATAAGCGGATTGCCAGTACCCTTACCCTTCATGCTAGCGCTTTCAAAGTACTTATATTTCTCTTGGTTATGTagtttttcataaaaaattacttatttatCGTTTTTCTCTGCGAAAGACTACGACTGAAAACATATTTCTGTCTTGAAAAATGATGCAGTCAAGGGATTCAGATTCTCATAAGAAATTTCCTTCAAAATCATGTCCGCTGAGATTTGGAGTAACCAAAATCCAAGAAGATGCCTTTAATCTGTTCCATGCTGCCTTACGTGAGTACATGGGACCTTTCGGGAGCAAACCTCAAGGAAATAAGCAAGAGACATGGAGAATAACAGGCCTTTCTGTTTCTGCAAGTAAAATTGTTGATATACCATCTGTAAGTCCTTGTAGCTTCTAAATCTCTGCTAACTATTGCTCACTTTCAGATATTACCTTGTTTCTTCACTGATTTGTTAGAAGTGATATTTTACGACCGTAGGGAACAAGCTCGATCATGAGATATTTTCAAAGTCAATCTACTGTTCCTTCTCGTTCAGTAGATGGTTGTGTTCAAGATCATGTGGTGACTCCTTCAGGTACGCCAAAGTTTTTGAGTATAATTCCAGAACTTTCT
It encodes the following:
- the LOC104724957 gene encoding DNA polymerase eta-like, with product MPVARPETSDARVIAHVDMDCFYVQVEQRKQPELRGLPTAVVQYNEWQGGGLIAVSYEARKCGVKRSMRGDEAKAACPEIQLVQVPVARGKADLNLYRSAGSEVVSILAKSGKCERASIDEVYLDLTDAAESMLADAPPESLELMDKEVLKSHILGISRKDGDDFEESVRDWLCRKDADRRDKLLSCGIIIVSDLRKQVLKETEFTCSAGIAHNKMLAKLASGMNKPAQQIVVPYAAVQELLSSLPIKKMKQLGGKLGTSLQTDLGVDTVGDLLQFSETKLQEHNGSNTGTWLWNISRGISGEEVQGRLLPKSHGSGKTFPGPRALKSLSNVQHWLNQLSEELSERLSSDLEQNKRIASTLTLHASAFKSRDSDSHKKFPSKSCPLRFGVTKIQEDAFNLFHAALREYMGPFGSKPQGNKQETWRITGLSVSASKIVDIPSGTSSIMRYFQSQSTVPSRSVDGCVQDHVVTPSASEGCSEQISTETQAAVIPEEDTGVTYTLPNFETPDKDVDLVSEKVSALSSHYSKAYNKPFLEV